One Luteibacter aegosomaticola genomic window carries:
- a CDS encoding Arm DNA-binding domain-containing protein has product MLTQVAIKAPKPCEKPYRVADGNALYLLVRPDGSMRWVHRYRIAGKEKSLSYGRFPEVTAAEVRTRHQEARRQMRDGRDPGGGGVRHRGRVPSWSA; this is encoded by the coding sequence ATGCTTACCCAGGTCGCCATCAAGGCGCCTAAGCCGTGCGAGAAGCCGTATCGTGTGGCCGATGGCAACGCGCTGTACCTCCTCGTTCGACCAGATGGGTCGATGCGCTGGGTCCACAGGTACCGCATCGCCGGTAAGGAGAAATCGCTCAGCTATGGTCGGTTCCCCGAGGTCACCGCTGCGGAAGTCCGCACGCGTCACCAGGAGGCCCGGCGACAAATGCGGGATGGTCGTGATCCCGGGGGGGGGGGCGTCAGGCATCGCGGGCGCGTGCCCAGCTGGTCAGCCTGA
- a CDS encoding tyrosine-type recombinase/integrase: MAFPRFGKLPLTEVTPAVVLAAVRKVEERGTIETAHRLIQRVSQVYRYAIASGLATTNPASDLRGALAPLVTRSRSAVTDPAQVA; this comes from the coding sequence TTGGCGTTCCCTCGGTTCGGCAAGCTTCCGCTAACCGAGGTGACGCCGGCAGTCGTCCTCGCCGCTGTCCGCAAGGTAGAAGAGCGGGGCACGATCGAGACCGCTCACCGGCTCATACAACGGGTCAGCCAAGTGTACCGTTACGCGATTGCGTCGGGCCTAGCCACCACAAACCCGGCAAGTGACCTTCGCGGCGCGCTGGCCCCGCTGGTGACGCGGAGCCGATCAGCCGTGACGGATCCTGCCCAGGTGGCGTAG
- a CDS encoding phage major capsid protein — translation MWSEDDEEYVFGSPTVPVPPALWNTSIVTTPSVSPGSALTIDTSFTTVLDREQTSVVASDSHADYFVRNLVALLGELRAGLEVLDMNAVHKFSLGTIEAGG, via the coding sequence ATGTGGAGCGAAGACGACGAGGAATACGTGTTCGGGTCGCCGACCGTGCCCGTGCCGCCCGCGCTGTGGAACACGTCCATCGTCACCACGCCGAGCGTGTCGCCTGGCTCGGCGCTGACCATCGATACGTCGTTCACCACCGTGCTCGACCGCGAGCAGACGAGCGTGGTGGCGTCCGACTCGCATGCCGACTACTTCGTACGCAACCTCGTGGCGCTGCTGGGCGAGCTGCGCGCCGGCCTCGAGGTGCTGGATATGAACGCAGTGCACAAGTTCAGCCTGGGCACGATCGAGGCTGGCGGTTAA
- a CDS encoding HNH endonuclease, producing MKRAIRQRCGFGCVVCGSSVYEYEHIEPTYAEAQRHDPDCMATLCPSCHGKVTRKLWSKDRIARASADPFCKREGFSFETLDPGEAHPYIVFAGLTTHNTPIPVQVEDQPLMRIDPPEQPGAPHQISATFYDDQGRLALTIDRNEWRPSMKHWDVELVADRLTIRSAAREIALSLRFVAGGGIEVEQMNMLVKKWRLEGSRDHLTVYRPDGGILNMTQCVASYCKIGLQLGRGTQVGTGRLFGGL from the coding sequence GTGAAGCGTGCGATCAGACAACGATGTGGCTTCGGCTGCGTTGTCTGCGGGTCAAGTGTTTACGAATATGAACACATTGAGCCGACCTACGCTGAGGCGCAACGACATGACCCAGACTGTATGGCAACGCTGTGCCCGTCTTGCCACGGTAAAGTTACTCGCAAGCTTTGGTCAAAAGATCGCATCGCTCGTGCGTCGGCAGATCCATTTTGCAAGAGAGAAGGTTTCTCTTTTGAGACGCTCGACCCGGGCGAGGCACATCCCTACATCGTTTTTGCCGGCCTGACTACCCACAACACCCCCATTCCCGTCCAGGTCGAAGATCAACCGCTCATGCGGATTGACCCGCCCGAACAACCTGGCGCACCGCACCAAATATCCGCTACGTTCTACGACGATCAAGGCCGATTAGCGCTCACAATTGACCGAAATGAGTGGCGGCCATCGATGAAGCACTGGGACGTTGAGCTAGTGGCTGACCGTCTGACCATTCGTTCGGCTGCGAGGGAGATTGCCCTAAGCCTGCGATTTGTGGCGGGGGGTGGGATTGAAGTTGAGCAGATGAACATGCTCGTGAAAAAGTGGCGACTAGAAGGAAGTCGGGATCATCTTACGGTCTATCGGCCAGACGGCGGTATCTTGAACATGACTCAATGCGTAGCTAGCTACTGCAAAATCGGCCTTCAACTTGGAAGGGGTACACAGGTCGGTACGGGGAGGCTTTTTGGTGGTCTTTAA
- a CDS encoding alpha/beta hydrolase, with the protein MKRAVRWFVLLLAFLGLTVSLAGVSLYVAQDQLLYPGAQATMPFGDLRVERPDGVMRGWVIHPEAEDALIVFGGNAMSLSRYAPHLAACSSRAIYLMPYRGYEGQMGKPHERDFVADGIALVDEARKKHARVGILGISIGTGVATQVAVARKPDRLWLVTPYDKLTRVANDTMGGLPVSLIMRDAFDSEAAARQLSGVPTLILQANHDEEIPAARTEQLVRALPQAPTAWLHVDAGHNTMLSSEQMCAALRE; encoded by the coding sequence ATGAAACGCGCGGTTCGCTGGTTCGTGCTGCTTTTGGCCTTTCTCGGCCTCACCGTTTCGCTCGCGGGCGTTTCGCTCTACGTCGCGCAGGACCAGCTCCTGTATCCCGGCGCCCAGGCGACCATGCCCTTTGGCGATCTTCGTGTTGAGCGGCCCGATGGCGTGATGCGCGGCTGGGTGATCCACCCGGAAGCTGAGGATGCCCTTATCGTGTTCGGTGGCAATGCCATGAGCCTCTCCCGCTACGCACCGCATCTTGCTGCCTGCTCCAGCCGCGCGATTTACCTCATGCCTTATCGCGGCTACGAGGGTCAGATGGGCAAGCCACACGAACGCGATTTCGTCGCGGACGGCATCGCGCTGGTCGATGAGGCGCGGAAGAAGCACGCGCGTGTCGGGATCCTTGGCATCAGTATTGGCACGGGCGTGGCGACGCAGGTGGCTGTGGCACGCAAGCCCGATCGACTCTGGTTGGTGACGCCGTACGACAAGCTAACGCGTGTCGCGAACGACACGATGGGCGGGTTGCCGGTAAGCCTGATCATGCGTGATGCGTTCGATAGCGAAGCGGCCGCACGGCAGCTGAGCGGTGTGCCTACGCTGATCCTTCAGGCGAACCATGATGAAGAGATTCCGGCAGCTCGCACGGAGCAACTGGTGCGCGCGTTGCCGCAAGCGCCCACGGCCTGGCTGCACGTTGATGCTGGCCACAACACGATGCTTTCGAGCGAGCAGATGTGTGCGGCGCTGCGAGAGTAG
- a CDS encoding NYN domain-containing protein — MRTFAYVDGYNLFYGCLRGSLFKWLDLGELLRGILRVQDPASTLLGTRYFTSRVMPKFSPHGTKSEAAQLAYLRALDAQPDVHVTLGRYTAVKFRAMRFCRPPRADKRVATWRLEEKETDVSLAVSMYRDVALGLVDQIILVSNDSDLSPALRMIREDFPGVRIGLVIPSRSEGGTSGERAITE, encoded by the coding sequence TTGAGGACGTTTGCGTATGTTGATGGCTACAACCTGTTCTATGGATGCTTGCGTGGTTCGTTATTCAAGTGGCTTGATCTTGGCGAGCTTCTTCGAGGTATCTTGCGTGTGCAGGACCCGGCGTCGACGCTTCTAGGTACTCGTTACTTCACGTCGCGAGTAATGCCTAAATTCAGTCCGCATGGAACCAAATCCGAAGCTGCTCAGCTGGCCTATTTGCGAGCGCTGGATGCGCAGCCGGATGTGCATGTGACACTTGGCAGATATACGGCTGTGAAGTTCAGGGCGATGCGCTTCTGCAGGCCGCCTAGGGCTGATAAGCGAGTGGCTACATGGCGCCTTGAAGAGAAGGAAACGGATGTGAGTCTTGCCGTTTCTATGTATCGAGATGTCGCGCTGGGCCTGGTCGATCAGATCATTCTTGTGTCGAACGACTCGGACCTCTCGCCTGCGCTTCGGATGATTCGTGAAGATTTTCCGGGTGTTCGCATTGGGCTTGTGATCCCATCGCGGTCTGAGGGTGGCACTTCGGGCGAACGGGCGATTACGGAGTGA
- a CDS encoding rhodanese-like domain-containing protein — MRTFRVSFVCALLSLPLAAWAQDVSRDAMAARMAAHDAPVLLDVRTPAEYRDGHLAGALNVPVDEVGARNGAIGVKRDQELVVYCKSGKRAARARDTLQSLGYTNVHLLEGSADAWRADGRPLVKESPNH; from the coding sequence ATGAGAACTTTCCGCGTGTCGTTTGTGTGCGCCCTGTTGTCCCTGCCGCTGGCGGCCTGGGCGCAGGATGTGTCCCGCGATGCCATGGCGGCCCGTATGGCCGCGCATGACGCTCCGGTGCTGCTCGATGTGCGTACTCCCGCCGAATACCGCGACGGCCACCTTGCTGGCGCCCTGAACGTGCCGGTGGACGAGGTGGGTGCCCGCAACGGTGCCATCGGCGTGAAGCGCGATCAGGAGCTGGTCGTGTACTGCAAATCGGGCAAGCGCGCCGCGCGCGCCCGCGACACCCTGCAATCCCTGGGCTACACCAACGTGCACCTGCTGGAAGGCAGTGCCGACGCCTGGCGCGCCGATGGCCGCCCGCTGGTGAAAGAAAGCCCGAATCACTGA
- the rocF gene encoding arginase — MSPTTRSVALVGVPTDIGAGHRGSSMGPEALRVARLAERLEKRGMLVVDRGNVAGPLNPWQPPTNGYRHLPEAVAWNTATHEAIYSALNDGHLPIMLGGDHCLAIGSISAVARHCREKGKNLRILWLDAHADFNTSNITPSGNIHGMPVACLCGHGPSELTSIGGTVPAISPDMIRQIGIRSVDEGEKRLVHEVGIDIYDMRYIDEIGIKAAMEEALAGVDEDTHLHVSFDVDFLDPSIAPGVGTTVRGGPNYREAQLVMEMIADTGRVGSLDIVELNPAFDKRNQTAKLAVELVESLFGKSTLMR; from the coding sequence ATGAGCCCTACCACCCGTTCGGTCGCCCTGGTTGGCGTCCCCACCGATATCGGCGCCGGCCACCGCGGCAGTTCCATGGGCCCCGAGGCCCTGCGTGTCGCCCGTTTGGCGGAGCGTCTGGAGAAGCGCGGCATGCTGGTCGTGGATCGCGGCAATGTCGCTGGTCCGCTGAATCCATGGCAGCCGCCGACCAACGGCTACCGCCACCTGCCCGAGGCAGTGGCCTGGAACACCGCGACGCATGAGGCCATCTACTCGGCTCTGAACGACGGGCACCTGCCGATCATGCTGGGCGGTGACCACTGCCTGGCCATCGGGTCGATTTCGGCTGTCGCGCGGCATTGCCGCGAGAAGGGCAAGAATCTGCGCATTCTCTGGCTCGACGCCCACGCGGACTTCAACACGAGCAATATCACCCCGTCGGGCAACATCCACGGCATGCCGGTGGCCTGCCTGTGCGGCCACGGGCCGAGCGAGCTGACCAGCATCGGGGGCACGGTGCCGGCCATTTCCCCGGACATGATCCGCCAGATCGGCATCCGCTCGGTGGATGAGGGCGAAAAGCGCCTGGTCCATGAGGTGGGTATCGATATCTACGATATGCGTTATATCGACGAGATCGGCATCAAGGCGGCGATGGAAGAAGCGCTGGCCGGCGTCGATGAAGACACCCACCTGCACGTGAGCTTCGACGTGGACTTCCTGGACCCGAGCATCGCGCCGGGCGTCGGTACCACGGTGCGGGGCGGCCCGAACTACCGCGAGGCCCAGCTGGTGATGGAGATGATCGCCGATACCGGCCGGGTGGGCTCGCTGGATATCGTCGAGCTGAACCCGGCGTTCGATAAGCGAAACCAGACGGCGAAGCTGGCGGTGGAGCTGGTGGAGTCCCTGTTCGGGAAGTCGACCCTCATGCGGTGA
- a CDS encoding tryptophan--tRNA ligase, giving the protein MRTRVLTGITTTGTPHLGNYAGAIRPAIVASKDPNVDAFYFMADYHALIKADDADRVAASRMKITATWLAGGLDPTTATIYRQSDIPEVPELMWLLTCVTAKGLLNRAHAYKAAVDKNVAEQEDADAGVTAGLYMYPVLMAADILAFNANKVPVGRDQIQHIEMARDIAQRFNHIYGRDFFVLPAVQIEEQVATLPGLDGRKMSKSYDNTIPLFDGGSKALRDSIMKIVTDSRAPGEPKDTDDSALFTIFKAFASPAETAAFADALHGGLGWGEAKQVLFERIEADVAPMRERYDALMARPDDMEDILLAGAAKARAIAVPLLEQLRDAVGLRTFRPAVKAEPAAAKPASKAKPPRFASFREADGSFRFRLFGADGEELLLSVAYADPKAAGTARQVLSTLGGTAALIESQGDHVALLVNGEIVANGQPYPDEVARAAAILRLRAALDALAAAQD; this is encoded by the coding sequence ATGCGTACCCGCGTCCTTACCGGCATTACCACCACCGGCACGCCGCACCTCGGCAATTACGCCGGGGCGATCCGTCCCGCCATCGTCGCCAGCAAGGATCCCAACGTGGATGCCTTCTACTTCATGGCCGACTACCACGCGCTGATCAAGGCGGATGACGCCGACCGCGTGGCTGCCTCGCGCATGAAGATCACGGCCACCTGGCTGGCTGGTGGCCTGGACCCGACCACCGCGACGATCTATCGCCAGTCCGACATCCCGGAAGTGCCTGAGCTGATGTGGCTGCTGACCTGTGTCACCGCCAAGGGCCTGTTGAACCGCGCCCATGCCTATAAGGCCGCGGTGGACAAGAACGTCGCCGAGCAGGAAGACGCCGATGCCGGCGTGACCGCAGGCCTGTACATGTACCCCGTGCTGATGGCGGCCGACATCCTGGCCTTCAACGCCAACAAGGTGCCGGTGGGCCGCGACCAGATCCAGCACATCGAAATGGCGCGCGACATCGCCCAGCGCTTCAATCACATCTACGGCCGCGACTTCTTCGTGCTGCCGGCGGTGCAGATCGAAGAGCAGGTAGCCACGTTGCCCGGCCTCGATGGCCGCAAGATGTCCAAGAGCTACGACAACACCATTCCGCTGTTCGACGGCGGTTCGAAGGCGTTGCGCGACTCGATCATGAAGATCGTGACCGATTCACGCGCGCCGGGTGAGCCGAAGGACACGGACGATTCCGCGCTGTTCACCATCTTCAAGGCCTTCGCCTCGCCGGCCGAAACGGCTGCTTTCGCCGATGCGCTGCACGGCGGCCTGGGTTGGGGTGAAGCCAAGCAGGTGCTGTTTGAGCGCATCGAAGCCGACGTGGCACCGATGCGTGAGCGCTACGACGCCCTGATGGCGCGCCCGGACGATATGGAAGACATCCTGCTTGCCGGTGCGGCCAAGGCCCGTGCGATCGCCGTGCCGCTGCTCGAGCAGCTGCGTGATGCGGTGGGCCTGCGCACGTTCCGCCCGGCCGTCAAGGCTGAGCCCGCAGCGGCCAAGCCGGCGTCGAAGGCCAAGCCACCGCGCTTCGCCAGCTTCCGCGAGGCCGATGGCAGCTTCCGCTTCCGCCTGTTCGGCGCCGATGGCGAAGAATTGTTGCTGTCGGTGGCCTACGCGGACCCGAAGGCGGCCGGTACGGCACGCCAGGTGCTCTCGACGCTGGGTGGCACGGCTGCGCTGATCGAATCGCAGGGTGATCACGTGGCGTTGCTGGTGAATGGCGAGATCGTCGCCAACGGCCAGCCCTATCCCGACGAGGTGGCCCGCGCGGCCGCCATCCTCCGACTGCGCGCCGCCCTCGACGCGCTGGCCGCCGCCCAGGACTAA
- a CDS encoding DUF1456 family protein: MLNNDTLRSIRYMLDLGDVHVVEILALTGHKATREEVEAWLKKDEEDPGFAAMPDLVMAHFLDGLIIHRRGRDESQPARPVEARINNNTVLKKLRVAFELKEDDIIAIMADAGFKVSKGEVNALFRQPKHSNFRTCGDQFLRNFLKGLTQRLRGAK, from the coding sequence ATGCTGAACAACGATACCCTGCGTAGCATTCGCTACATGCTCGACCTGGGCGACGTCCACGTCGTCGAGATCCTTGCGCTTACTGGCCACAAGGCGACCCGCGAAGAGGTCGAGGCCTGGCTGAAGAAGGACGAGGAAGATCCCGGCTTCGCCGCCATGCCGGATCTGGTCATGGCCCATTTCCTCGACGGCCTGATCATCCACCGTCGTGGCCGCGACGAGAGCCAGCCGGCCCGTCCGGTCGAGGCGCGCATCAACAACAACACCGTGCTGAAGAAGCTGCGCGTCGCCTTCGAACTGAAGGAAGACGACATCATCGCGATCATGGCCGATGCCGGTTTCAAAGTGTCCAAGGGCGAAGTAAACGCCCTCTTCCGCCAGCCCAAGCACAGCAACTTCCGCACCTGCGGCGATCAGTTCCTGCGCAACTTCCTCAAGGGCCTGACGCAGCGGCTGCGCGGCGCCAAATAA